From the genome of Amycolatopsis sp. NBC_01488, one region includes:
- the fxsT gene encoding FxSxx-COOH system tetratricopeptide repeat protein → MTADETPPPDTPPPSLKRGELTWREVRDAVWLARRFGAEWLPGEPGRPVEPEPVRPAETAERTSPEPEDPLPPAEEPEGVPSRRERKPAGLDQPAPWAQEIFEPGERGFLRATGVIADDGQETAPLLTSIGPALDTRGVSRALRPLMRASPSPWATVLDEEATATRAADDGMWLPVWQPGLWHKFELSLVVDTAPSMEIWQNTVREFRNLARRQGAFRDVRVHLMDSSEPSPGDPVLRAEGPGGARYRARDLADPTGRRLILVVTDAIGSTWHDGVAHEMLARWSEQMPVAVAHVLPQRLWTWGGLSPSRLRLSAAAPGVPNRRLRVRPREPVPGDAPAAAKGAVAVPVLNLSEAWLGDWAKLVSTATTIETTAVLAHRDHRKRLAAGPPAEPPEELTPRTRVLRFRTYASAQAFQLAGLLAAAPLNLPLMRLVQRVLLPSSGLPALAEVLLGDLIQRISRSATPSDPSEVTFEFRDGVRAELLSGERRDTTVRVARVLGQYAGARIAALRNYRDAVDDPDKTSRLEASPENVPYLRVQEAVFRALSGRYARRAKKLSEELLPRTGELVGGPAPGSPTVGRNTDSVSIQKDLILTTTDTLESAGATTPSGGDDAVTTPASTVSGAGSRATRTGPHIWGTVPLRNPDFVGRAELLDQLRERLFQAGGATAVLPEALHGMGGVGKSQTVVEYIYRHANEYDVIWWIPAEQPSQISRSLVELAKRLGLQVPGTADAAVPGVLEALRRGEPYSRWLLVFDNADRPDVVSPFFPAISGDTGHIVVTSRNSQWSGVARTVEVDLFTRKESKELLRKAGGEITDADADVLAEALGDLPLAVEQAAAWRAQTGMPVGEYLQLLDQNLAELTTEFETGDYQRSVAAAWNVPLAKLRASHPAALQLLQVCAFFGPEPISRNLFTAVRNAPVPDALGDALSQPIKLNLAIREISRYSLARLDHRNNTLQLHRLVQTVLKNQLSEADRDEMRHAVHVLLVHGDPNDPENSANWKTYSELLPHAMVSRMMECRSDAWVRRMMVNLVRYLVSYGDYEGARETSREALEKWREMFGESDPDTLSMARLQGVSLWRLGRMEEARNLNSRTYELVKETMGEENELFLSVANTVRQDMRSLGRFDRELGMGEEIFEQSRRVLGEDDPGTLAAGNNLAGTLRLMGKFFEARDLDEYVWRRKKIVLGEEHVDTFLTLNAFAMDLRECGRYVEACELQEQTLNRQREVVGVDHPRTIGAMRNLAVARRKAGDHDGAYELSKECVQRYRRRLGDRHLDTITSEMCMAADLRHRGDLAGALDLGESSHQLFIETYGSEHPFTLVAAINLGVTLRLIGSLERAHRLDEQTATSLRQVFGDDHPSTLVCVTNLASDLAALGRIQEAHDLDVANLERSARVLGPDHPATLAIAVNLSIDLRAMGRDDEATILHGNTLERLRTALGEGHPAVAAAVKSERANCDTDTMQL, encoded by the coding sequence ATGACCGCCGACGAGACGCCGCCCCCGGACACCCCGCCGCCGTCCCTGAAACGCGGGGAGCTGACCTGGCGGGAAGTCCGCGACGCCGTCTGGCTGGCCAGGCGGTTCGGTGCGGAGTGGTTGCCGGGAGAGCCCGGTCGGCCGGTCGAGCCGGAACCGGTACGCCCGGCGGAAACCGCGGAACGGACGTCGCCTGAGCCGGAAGATCCTCTTCCGCCGGCCGAGGAACCGGAGGGGGTCCCGTCGCGGCGGGAACGGAAACCGGCGGGCCTCGACCAGCCGGCTCCGTGGGCCCAGGAGATCTTCGAACCCGGTGAGCGCGGGTTCCTCCGCGCCACCGGCGTCATCGCCGACGACGGCCAGGAAACCGCGCCGCTGCTCACGTCGATCGGTCCGGCACTGGACACCCGGGGCGTCTCCCGGGCTCTGCGTCCGCTCATGCGTGCTTCGCCATCGCCGTGGGCCACGGTCCTGGACGAGGAGGCCACGGCGACCCGGGCCGCCGACGACGGGATGTGGCTGCCGGTGTGGCAGCCCGGCCTGTGGCACAAGTTCGAGCTGTCGCTCGTGGTGGACACCGCTCCCTCGATGGAGATCTGGCAGAACACGGTCCGGGAGTTCCGGAACCTGGCCCGCCGTCAGGGAGCGTTCCGCGACGTGCGGGTGCACCTGATGGACAGCTCCGAACCGTCGCCCGGCGATCCGGTGCTGCGTGCGGAAGGGCCCGGCGGAGCGCGCTACCGCGCCCGGGACCTCGCCGACCCCACCGGACGCCGGCTCATCCTGGTGGTGACGGACGCGATCGGCTCCACCTGGCACGACGGCGTGGCGCACGAGATGCTGGCCCGGTGGTCCGAGCAGATGCCGGTGGCCGTCGCACACGTGCTGCCCCAACGGCTTTGGACGTGGGGCGGCCTTTCGCCGAGCCGGCTCCGCCTGTCCGCGGCGGCTCCCGGGGTGCCCAACCGGCGGCTGCGGGTGCGGCCCCGCGAACCGGTGCCCGGCGACGCGCCGGCGGCGGCCAAGGGCGCGGTCGCCGTGCCGGTGCTCAACCTGTCCGAGGCGTGGCTGGGCGATTGGGCGAAGCTGGTCTCGACGGCGACCACGATCGAAACGACGGCCGTCCTCGCACACCGCGACCACCGCAAGCGGCTGGCCGCCGGTCCGCCCGCCGAGCCACCGGAAGAGCTGACGCCGCGCACTCGCGTCCTCCGTTTCCGGACCTACGCTTCCGCGCAGGCTTTCCAGCTCGCCGGCCTCCTGGCCGCGGCGCCGTTGAACCTGCCGTTGATGCGGCTGGTCCAACGCGTACTGCTGCCGAGTTCGGGGTTGCCGGCCCTGGCCGAAGTGCTTCTCGGGGATTTGATCCAGCGGATCTCCCGCTCCGCCACGCCGTCGGATCCGTCGGAAGTGACGTTCGAATTCCGCGACGGAGTGCGCGCGGAGCTTCTATCGGGTGAAAGGCGCGATACGACCGTCCGGGTAGCCCGCGTGCTGGGGCAGTACGCAGGGGCGCGGATCGCGGCACTGCGCAACTACCGCGACGCCGTGGACGACCCCGACAAGACGTCACGACTCGAAGCGTCCCCGGAGAATGTCCCGTACCTGCGCGTTCAAGAAGCGGTCTTCCGCGCTTTGTCCGGAAGGTACGCCCGCCGTGCGAAGAAACTGAGCGAGGAGCTGCTACCTCGGACCGGTGAGCTGGTGGGCGGCCCGGCGCCCGGATCCCCTACTGTGGGGCGTAACACCGATTCTGTATCAATTCAGAAGGATCTGATCTTGACCACGACCGACACCCTGGAGTCCGCGGGTGCCACCACCCCTTCCGGAGGAGACGACGCCGTGACCACTCCCGCATCGACCGTCTCGGGCGCAGGTTCGCGGGCAACCCGGACAGGCCCGCACATCTGGGGGACCGTCCCGCTGCGCAACCCCGACTTCGTCGGCCGAGCCGAGTTGCTGGACCAGCTCAGGGAGCGGCTCTTCCAAGCCGGCGGGGCGACCGCGGTTCTCCCCGAGGCACTGCACGGCATGGGTGGTGTGGGCAAGTCCCAGACGGTGGTCGAATACATTTATCGACATGCCAATGAATATGACGTGATTTGGTGGATACCCGCCGAGCAGCCGTCGCAGATCTCAAGGAGTCTCGTCGAGCTCGCCAAACGCCTCGGCTTGCAAGTACCGGGTACGGCGGACGCGGCGGTGCCGGGCGTGCTGGAAGCACTGCGGCGAGGCGAACCGTATTCACGCTGGTTGCTGGTGTTCGACAATGCAGATCGGCCCGACGTGGTCAGTCCGTTCTTCCCGGCGATTTCTGGTGACACCGGGCACATTGTCGTCACTTCTCGCAACTCGCAATGGTCAGGCGTGGCTCGCACCGTCGAGGTCGACCTCTTCACCCGGAAAGAAAGCAAGGAGCTGCTCCGAAAAGCCGGCGGAGAGATCACGGACGCGGACGCCGACGTGCTCGCGGAAGCGCTGGGCGACCTGCCCCTGGCCGTCGAGCAAGCGGCGGCGTGGCGGGCGCAGACCGGCATGCCGGTCGGGGAATACCTGCAGCTGCTGGACCAGAACCTCGCCGAGCTGACGACGGAGTTCGAGACCGGTGACTACCAGCGTTCCGTCGCCGCGGCCTGGAACGTCCCGCTGGCGAAGCTCCGAGCGTCGCACCCGGCCGCTTTGCAGCTACTCCAGGTGTGCGCCTTCTTCGGCCCGGAACCGATTTCCCGTAACCTCTTCACCGCGGTGCGGAACGCGCCGGTACCCGACGCGCTTGGTGACGCCCTCAGTCAGCCGATCAAGCTCAACCTGGCGATCCGAGAGATCAGCCGCTACAGCCTGGCGCGACTGGATCATCGCAACAACACCCTCCAGCTGCACCGGTTGGTGCAGACGGTGCTGAAGAATCAGCTGTCTGAAGCCGACCGGGACGAGATGCGGCACGCGGTGCACGTGTTGCTGGTGCATGGCGACCCCAACGATCCGGAGAACTCGGCCAATTGGAAAACCTATTCCGAGCTCCTTCCGCATGCAATGGTGTCGCGGATGATGGAGTGCCGGTCCGACGCCTGGGTGCGCCGGATGATGGTCAACCTGGTTCGCTACCTCGTCAGTTACGGAGACTACGAAGGTGCGCGCGAGACATCTCGTGAGGCGCTCGAGAAGTGGCGGGAAATGTTCGGCGAGAGCGACCCCGACACGCTGTCGATGGCCCGGCTCCAAGGGGTCTCGCTGTGGCGGCTCGGCCGCATGGAAGAGGCTCGAAACCTCAACAGCCGCACTTATGAACTGGTGAAGGAGACGATGGGGGAGGAGAACGAGCTCTTTCTCAGTGTCGCCAACACGGTGCGGCAGGACATGCGGTCGCTGGGGCGCTTCGACCGAGAGCTGGGAATGGGCGAGGAGATCTTCGAACAGTCCAGGCGCGTTCTCGGCGAAGACGACCCGGGAACACTGGCCGCGGGCAACAACCTCGCCGGCACACTTCGCCTCATGGGAAAGTTCTTCGAAGCGCGCGATCTCGACGAATACGTCTGGCGGCGCAAGAAGATCGTGCTCGGGGAGGAGCACGTCGACACGTTCTTGACGCTGAACGCGTTCGCCATGGACCTACGGGAATGCGGCAGGTACGTCGAGGCGTGCGAACTCCAGGAACAAACGCTGAACCGGCAGCGGGAGGTCGTCGGCGTCGACCACCCGCGGACGATCGGTGCGATGCGCAATCTCGCCGTTGCCCGGCGCAAGGCGGGTGATCACGATGGCGCTTATGAGTTGTCGAAGGAGTGCGTGCAGCGCTATCGACGCCGGCTCGGTGATCGGCATCTCGACACCATCACATCCGAGATGTGCATGGCCGCCGACCTGCGGCACCGGGGTGACTTGGCGGGGGCGCTGGACCTCGGTGAGTCGAGCCATCAGCTGTTCATCGAAACCTATGGTTCGGAACACCCCTTCACCCTGGTTGCGGCCATAAATCTCGGCGTCACCCTTCGGTTGATCGGCAGTCTCGAACGCGCCCACCGGCTCGATGAACAGACGGCCACGTCGTTGCGGCAGGTCTTCGGGGACGACCACCCCTCGACGTTGGTCTGCGTCACCAATTTGGCGAGTGACCTGGCGGCGCTGGGCCGGATCCAGGAAGCGCACGACCTCGACGTCGCCAACCTGGAGCGATCGGCCCGCGTACTCGGTCCGGACCACCCCGCAACATTGGCGATTGCGGTCAACCTGTCGATCGACCTGCGCGCCATGGGCCGCGACGACGAAGCCACCATCCTGCACGGGAACACTCTCGAACGGCTCCGGACCGCGCTCGGCGAGGGGCACCCGGCCGTCGCCGCCGCGGTCAAGTCCGAGCGGGCCAACTGCGACACCGATACCATGCAACTCTGA
- a CDS encoding AAA family ATPase, whose protein sequence is MVNAAIYLRRPLLVTGRPGTGKSSLAYLVATELGLGPVLKWPVSSRTTLKDGLYLYDAIGRVQAARANGEEQPDIGDYIRLGPLGTALLPFEKPRVLLIDELDKSDIDLPNDLLNVFEDGDYEIDELVRIAQQRPEVPVLTNDRGGSAVVKDGRVRPRAFPIVIITSNGEREFPPAFLRRCLLLEMRPPTSEQLGQMVAAQFGETDQVDVQRLIRQFLETSGRVGGLAADQLLNAVHLAAELATSGAYQTDAEWKELREAIWHPLSSLEAE, encoded by the coding sequence ATGGTCAACGCGGCCATCTACCTGCGCCGTCCGCTGCTGGTGACCGGTCGCCCGGGCACGGGAAAATCGAGCCTGGCCTATCTGGTGGCGACCGAGCTCGGTCTCGGCCCGGTGCTGAAATGGCCGGTTTCCAGCCGGACGACCCTCAAGGACGGGCTTTATCTCTACGACGCCATCGGCCGCGTGCAAGCGGCGCGCGCGAACGGCGAAGAACAGCCCGACATCGGCGACTACATCCGGCTCGGCCCGCTCGGAACCGCATTGCTGCCATTCGAAAAACCGCGCGTGCTGCTCATCGACGAGCTCGACAAGAGCGACATCGACCTGCCGAACGACCTGCTCAACGTCTTCGAGGACGGCGATTACGAAATCGACGAGCTCGTCCGGATCGCCCAGCAACGGCCGGAAGTGCCGGTGCTCACGAACGACCGCGGCGGGTCGGCCGTCGTCAAGGACGGCCGGGTCCGGCCGCGGGCTTTCCCGATCGTCATCATCACGAGCAATGGTGAACGAGAATTCCCGCCCGCATTCCTGCGAAGGTGCTTGCTGCTGGAAATGCGACCGCCGACTTCCGAACAGCTCGGGCAGATGGTGGCGGCGCAGTTCGGGGAAACCGACCAGGTGGACGTTCAGCGGCTCATCCGTCAGTTCCTCGAGACCAGCGGACGCGTCGGCGGCCTGGCCGCCGACCAGTTGCTCAACGCCGTGCACCTCGCCGCGGAACTCGCGACGTCCGGCGCTTACCAGACTGACGCCGAGTGGAAGGAACTCCGCGAGGCGATCTGGCACCCGCTGTCGTCCCTGGAGGCGGAATGA
- a CDS encoding VMAP-C domain-containing protein produces MRLRDLTSLPWSVCPHSEAEGLAMAGETPDGGVLWPLVEALRRVSCLVDLNSRQLVLQGLSDKLGYSLSVTEYPQTNMHLFAIVEACRQRPGGLNALLDVLEQFEPGTIAMTAVRGIIVDMTTLDTWSPEERRQLFGLLSGVTVPNVAEIYGLVGGDGAPRLPPEASLEDAFLLLDTMNSGSDGLPKSLMFVERVAARLRFDLAAEVRKWVKDMAARMNLTAEMEAFCDRIKGVARPVESPALRSEAYLVFLLQPEGPTGDRYRLSHWRQLDVSEGWYPEHGQDYVGGFEEIKYEVAVLAEKVESDWAPYEPDIRLDFILSRDLLHLDVDQWQWEVETPVPEPLGCHFPLGVRSLERMKLRKWHRAWFVRWKELKAQAGDGGPIAPESGFWSIDDETRSLRELTSRFEARPELVAFVLSAPPHAFTAESDEIAVGLRAGFPIMVWHRENCRSEEFSHTVKELLHAEDSHHLLERLRLIRLSAFAEGPEGTHVGSRLALLYDDPERIVLPQRPGAPEAVPTA; encoded by the coding sequence GTGCGACTTCGTGACCTGACATCGCTACCATGGTCGGTCTGTCCCCATAGTGAGGCGGAGGGGCTTGCCATGGCGGGTGAGACACCGGACGGTGGCGTCCTGTGGCCACTCGTCGAGGCTTTGCGCCGGGTGTCGTGCCTGGTCGATCTGAACAGCAGGCAGCTGGTGCTCCAGGGTCTTTCCGACAAACTGGGTTATTCGTTGTCCGTTACCGAATACCCGCAGACGAACATGCATTTGTTCGCCATCGTCGAGGCTTGCCGTCAGCGGCCGGGCGGGCTCAACGCCCTGCTGGACGTGCTGGAACAGTTCGAGCCGGGAACCATCGCGATGACCGCGGTCCGCGGGATCATCGTCGACATGACGACCTTGGACACCTGGTCGCCCGAAGAACGGCGGCAGCTGTTCGGCCTGCTGTCCGGGGTGACCGTTCCGAACGTCGCCGAGATCTACGGCCTGGTCGGCGGCGACGGTGCGCCGCGACTGCCGCCCGAAGCCTCGCTGGAGGACGCTTTCCTCTTGCTGGACACGATGAACTCGGGTTCGGACGGTCTGCCCAAGAGCCTGATGTTCGTCGAGCGCGTCGCGGCCCGGCTGCGGTTCGACCTGGCGGCGGAGGTCCGCAAGTGGGTCAAGGACATGGCCGCCCGGATGAACCTGACCGCGGAGATGGAAGCTTTCTGCGACCGGATCAAGGGTGTAGCCCGACCGGTCGAATCGCCGGCGCTGCGGTCCGAGGCCTACCTCGTGTTCCTCTTGCAGCCCGAGGGGCCGACCGGCGACCGGTACCGCTTGTCCCACTGGCGCCAGCTCGACGTTTCCGAAGGCTGGTACCCGGAACACGGGCAGGACTACGTCGGCGGTTTCGAAGAGATCAAGTACGAGGTGGCCGTGCTGGCCGAGAAGGTGGAAAGCGACTGGGCGCCTTACGAGCCCGACATCCGCCTCGACTTCATCCTCAGCCGTGACCTGCTCCACCTGGACGTCGACCAGTGGCAGTGGGAAGTGGAGACACCGGTGCCGGAGCCACTCGGCTGTCACTTCCCCCTGGGGGTACGCAGCCTCGAGCGGATGAAGCTGCGGAAGTGGCATCGCGCCTGGTTCGTCCGCTGGAAGGAACTGAAGGCCCAGGCCGGCGACGGTGGCCCCATCGCGCCGGAATCCGGGTTCTGGAGCATCGACGACGAGACGCGGAGCCTCCGCGAGCTGACGTCCCGGTTCGAAGCCCGGCCGGAACTCGTGGCCTTCGTGCTGAGCGCGCCTCCCCACGCGTTCACGGCGGAAAGCGACGAGATCGCGGTCGGCCTCCGCGCGGGATTCCCGATCATGGTCTGGCACCGAGAAAACTGTCGTTCGGAGGAATTTTCCCACACCGTGAAAGAACTACTGCACGCCGAGGACTCGCACCACCTGCTGGAGCGCCTGCGGCTCATCAGGCTGTCCGCTTTCGCCGAGGGACCGGAAGGAACGCACGTCGGCAGCCGGCTCGCGTTGCTGTACGACGATCCGGAACGGATCGTCCTGCCGCAGCGCCCGGGAGCCCCGGAGGCGGTGCCCACCGCATGA
- a CDS encoding AraC family transcriptional regulator: MDLLSDAIAAVRIGQPTSNRLRAGAEWCYRFAPYEGAGFHVLLRGTGWLIPSAGEPVPLGAGDAVLVPHGSAHTLSSRPDASGAVPFETATADPDGRTEFLCGKYRLSRARRHPVLASLPEVVHIPAQVGGASELRSAIDLLGTEVTTRRPGSSTVLTGLLDLLLVYLLRAWLAGNPGTGWPEALRDPPIAAALEALHANPEAPWRIEDLASRVGLSRATLSRRFTALTGHSPMAYLTWWRLTTAARLLQDTDLPLPAIATKVGYGSPFAFSHAFKRQFAVAPGTYRGGGPR, encoded by the coding sequence GTGGACCTGCTGAGTGACGCGATCGCCGCGGTGCGGATCGGGCAGCCGACGTCGAACCGGCTGCGCGCGGGCGCGGAGTGGTGCTACCGCTTCGCGCCGTACGAGGGCGCCGGCTTCCACGTGCTGTTGAGAGGCACCGGCTGGCTGATCCCGTCCGCGGGCGAGCCGGTACCCCTGGGCGCGGGCGACGCGGTCCTGGTCCCGCACGGCAGCGCGCACACGCTGTCGTCCCGGCCGGACGCGTCCGGCGCGGTGCCGTTCGAGACGGCGACAGCCGACCCGGACGGCCGCACGGAGTTCCTGTGCGGCAAGTACCGCCTGTCCCGGGCGCGTCGCCACCCGGTGCTGGCGAGCCTCCCGGAGGTGGTGCACATTCCCGCCCAGGTCGGCGGCGCATCGGAACTCCGGTCGGCGATCGACCTCCTGGGCACGGAGGTGACCACGCGCCGCCCGGGCTCGTCGACGGTCCTCACCGGATTGCTGGACTTGCTGCTGGTGTACCTGCTCCGGGCGTGGCTGGCGGGAAACCCGGGCACGGGCTGGCCCGAGGCGTTGCGCGACCCGCCGATCGCGGCGGCGCTGGAGGCTCTGCACGCGAACCCCGAGGCACCGTGGCGCATCGAGGACCTGGCCTCCCGGGTGGGCTTGTCCCGGGCCACGCTGTCCCGCAGGTTCACGGCATTGACCGGCCACTCACCGATGGCGTACCTGACGTGGTGGCGCCTGACGACGGCGGCGAGGTTGCTGCAGGACACCGACCTCCCACTGCCCGCGATCGCCACCAAGGTCGGTTACGGCTCACCGTTCGCGTTCTCCCACGCGTTCAAGCGCCAGTTCGCCGTCGCCCCGGGCACCTACCGCGGCGGCGGTCCTCGCTGA